The window TGACACTTAATGGCCATGTAGACACGGGGTCTATTGGACACGATTTGTCATTCGCGACGAATGGTTATGTTTGGTCTATTTATAGTGCAAAGGGAGCTGCTACGGCTTATGACCTTGGCTCAACGAATATGTACCACCCATCTTCATTGATAGAACCTGCAAATGGTAAAATTTACACGGGTGGCTCACGCTATAAATCTGCGGAAAATAGTCAACAAAGTATCACTATCGGCGATACCGTTACATTTGACCCACAATGGTCAGCGATGTTTTATCTCAGCCAAAGTTGGATAGAAAGTCGTAGTTTTGACAAACAGAGCCATAAAACCAGCCAAACTAACTCCAAAGGGTTAAGCCCAAATGCTGCCGTGATGTACAAAATCACCCCACAATTGATGACTTATGTAAGTTATGCAGACTCATTGGAGGAAGGGGATACGGCTCCGATAGGACAAGGCGTTAAAAATGAAGGGCAGACTTTAGACCCATATCGTAGTAAGCAATATGAAGTTGGGGTTAAAGCTGATGTGGCTGATTTAAACCTTGGTGCGGCACTATTTCATTTAGAGCGGCCATTTGCTTATGTGGATAGTCATAGTGTGTTTCGTGAACAAGGTAAGCAAGTGAATAGGGGGCTTGAGTTAACCGCTACAGGTCATGTGTGGCAGGGGTTAAACGTTTATAGCGGCATAACATTTTTAGACCCTAAACTGAAAGACACAGGCTCTCGAACCACTCGGGACAAACGAGTGGTTGGAGTTCCAAAAGTCCAAGCTAATATGCTAGTTGAATATGCGCTGCCAGCTATGCCTGAGTTGGTTTACAGTGCAAATGTACATTACACCGGTAAGCGAGCGGCAAATGATACTAACTCAAGTTGGATTGGTAGCTACACGACGTTAGATTTAGGAACTCGCTATAGTACAAAAATCAACCAGATTCCTACCACTATTCGCCTATCGGTCGATAATGTCACTGACGAACGTTATTGGGCATCTATTTTCCCATCAGGTAATAACGGCCAAGGTGGTGGAAATAGCGCATTCTTAGGCTCTGGCCGTGAAGTCCGCGCAACCATCACATTTGATTTTTAATGGTCGTAACAATAAACGTAAGGAGCACCCTTCTTTATTATGAAGTAAAGAAGGGGCATTAAGATGAGAAAAATAACTTTCTTACAATCCATTATTTTGCTTGCCGGGCTACTAGTCAGTAGCTTGTTAAATGCAAAAACGGATAACCCCGAGTTGCGTATTGCAACACCGTGGCCAGCACAAAATACCATTATTATGATGTTGGGTTATGGCGAGCAAATCGTTGGTACATCGGTGATAGCGAAAAGAATTCCACTATTTCGTCAAATGTTACCCAATATTGATAATGTTCCAGTTATCAGTATTAGCAACCAATTAAATCCAGAGCAAATAATTTCTTTGCGTACACAATTATTGTTTGTGGCGAAAGGCATGGAAGTCCCTCAACGGGACATATTGGAAAGTGCAGGGGTAAAAGTTGTAGAGTACCCTGCAAATTCATTGCAAGCTTTACAAGCTAGAGTTCAAGCGACAGCAAAAGAACTAGGACCAGATGCACAAAATAAAGCGCTTGAATATCAACGCTATTTTGACCGTAATGTCAGGTTGGTAAATGAACGCTTAGTCGGGCTAACAGATACAGAAAAACGTAGGGTTTATCATAGTATGGGAAATACGTTATTTACCTCGGGGCGCCCTTCGTTAAATCAAGATTGGATGGATTTGGCGGGAGCCAAAAATGTGGCTGAAACTTGGTTTTCGGATAAGAAAAATAACTCAGGTGAGGTATTACTGGAGACGATTATTGCGGCCAATCCCGATGTAATCGTTGCAATGAATAAAGAAGATGCCAATATCATCCGAACGTCTTCCCAATGGAAAGCCATTAGCGCGGTAAAAAATCAACAGGTGTATGTCAACCCAAAAGGGATGTTTTGGTGGTGCCGTGAAACCTCAGAAGAAGCATTACAGTTTCTGTGGTTAGCGCAAACTCTTTACCCAGAGCGCTTTGCGGATATCGATATGAAACAAGAGACAGCAGATTTCTACCTGAAGTTTTTTGGGATTTCGCTGAGTGATGCACAAATTGATAATATTTTGCACCCATAAAATAAAACTGCCAGCGAGGCTGGCAGTTTATCGATTACTGGTGACGCTCTTTTAATCGTTTGATTATCGTACTTAAATCAAGTTCTTGGTCTTGCAGTAATACCATTAAATGGTACATCAAATCAGCCGCTTCATTGGTTAATTCTGCGCGGTCATTAACGGTTGCCGCTAATGCGGTTTCAACACCTTCTTCACCCACTTTTTGCGCAATACGCTTAGTACCACTTGCATATAAACGCGCGGTATAAGAGCTTTCAGGAGAAGCAGTTTTGCGCTCTTTGAGCAAGGTTTCTAGTTCAAACAAAAAGCCCCAGTCACTTTGTGCGGGTGCGAAGCAGCTTTGTGTGCCGTTATGGCAAGTTGGGCCATCCGGTAACGCGAGAGCTAGCAGCGTATCGTTGTCACAGTCTGGGTAGATATCCACTAAATTTAAAAAATTATTGGAGGTTTCGCCTTTCGTCCACAAACGTTGCTTTGTGCGAGAGAAAAAGGTGACTTTACGGCTGTCTAAGGTGACATTTAATGCTTCAGGGTTCATATACCCAAGCATTAGCACATCACCTGAAACGGCGTGTTGTACGATAACAGGCATCAGGTTATCGACTTTTTGCCATGCAAGTTGGCTACATTGTTCTGTGGTTAACATACTCTAATTTGAACTCCGTTTTCGGCTAGGTATTGTTTTAAGTCACCGATATTAAT is drawn from Providencia huaxiensis and contains these coding sequences:
- the hisIE gene encoding bifunctional phosphoribosyl-AMP cyclohydrolase/phosphoribosyl-ATP diphosphatase HisIE, translating into MLTTEQCSQLAWQKVDNLMPVIVQHAVSGDVLMLGYMNPEALNVTLDSRKVTFFSRTKQRLWTKGETSNNFLNLVDIYPDCDNDTLLALALPDGPTCHNGTQSCFAPAQSDWGFLFELETLLKERKTASPESSYTARLYASGTKRIAQKVGEEGVETALAATVNDRAELTNEAADLMYHLMVLLQDQELDLSTIIKRLKERHQ
- a CDS encoding TonB-dependent receptor; translated protein: MKRKINLYILIPLIAGIAPSIVAAQVSEQLTSSKQDKMLVTAASGDVTTEAQAGAGFFTSQIDLGPLGDLDWIDTPYSTTTISREMIDNQQAKSISELLKYAPSTQMQARGGMDVGRPQSRGMQGSVVANSRLDGLYVVSTTAFPVEMLDRVDIINSLTGSLYGPSSPAGQFNFTAKRPEDIQRLSLGYQSRNAYSGHVDLGGYFDTDKRFGYRLNLMDEEGTGNLKDSTLRRKLASVAFDWNIQPGTQLQLNASHYNFVQKGYVGSFSYGPKINLPKAPNPQDKNLAMHTAGNDLTTDTVSTRLLHDFNEDWTLNAAVGYQQADRAMRTVTSMLVNDKGDIKRSLRDSPASGRFRVLSNSVTLNGHVDTGSIGHDLSFATNGYVWSIYSAKGAATAYDLGSTNMYHPSSLIEPANGKIYTGGSRYKSAENSQQSITIGDTVTFDPQWSAMFYLSQSWIESRSFDKQSHKTSQTNSKGLSPNAAVMYKITPQLMTYVSYADSLEEGDTAPIGQGVKNEGQTLDPYRSKQYEVGVKADVADLNLGAALFHLERPFAYVDSHSVFREQGKQVNRGLELTATGHVWQGLNVYSGITFLDPKLKDTGSRTTRDKRVVGVPKVQANMLVEYALPAMPELVYSANVHYTGKRAANDTNSSWIGSYTTLDLGTRYSTKINQIPTTIRLSVDNVTDERYWASIFPSGNNGQGGGNSAFLGSGREVRATITFDF
- a CDS encoding ABC transporter substrate-binding protein, with protein sequence MRKITFLQSIILLAGLLVSSLLNAKTDNPELRIATPWPAQNTIIMMLGYGEQIVGTSVIAKRIPLFRQMLPNIDNVPVISISNQLNPEQIISLRTQLLFVAKGMEVPQRDILESAGVKVVEYPANSLQALQARVQATAKELGPDAQNKALEYQRYFDRNVRLVNERLVGLTDTEKRRVYHSMGNTLFTSGRPSLNQDWMDLAGAKNVAETWFSDKKNNSGEVLLETIIAANPDVIVAMNKEDANIIRTSSQWKAISAVKNQQVYVNPKGMFWWCRETSEEALQFLWLAQTLYPERFADIDMKQETADFYLKFFGISLSDAQIDNILHP